A genomic region of Papaver somniferum cultivar HN1 chromosome 7, ASM357369v1, whole genome shotgun sequence contains the following coding sequences:
- the LOC113298312 gene encoding NADH dehydrogenase [ubiquinone] 1 beta subcomplex subunit 7-like, translating into MEVEGSSKKMIATQEEMVEAKVPLAYRDQCAHLLIPLNKCRQSEFYLPWKCEDERHVYEKCEYELVMERLLKMQKIREQEDKIKQQKKQGIPLIPNTANV; encoded by the coding sequence ATGGAAGTAGAAGGATCATCAAAGAAGATGATTGCCACACAAGAAGAGATGGTAGAAGCTAAGGTTCCATTAGCTTACAGAGATCAATGTGCACATCTTTTAATCCCACTCAACAAATGCAGACAATCTGAATTTTATCTTCCATGGAAATGTGAAGATGAACGTCATGTGTATGAGAAGTGTGAGTATGAACTTGTCATGGAGAGGTTATTGAAGATGCAAAAGATTCGTGAACAAGAAGACAAGATTAAGCAGCAGAAAAAACAAGGAATCCCTCTCATTCCTAACACTGCTAATGTTTGA